The Phoenix dactylifera cultivar Barhee BC4 chromosome 9, palm_55x_up_171113_PBpolish2nd_filt_p, whole genome shotgun sequence genome window below encodes:
- the LOC103717464 gene encoding uncharacterized protein LOC103717464 codes for MSGKALRDLNVLPVPGLERKTDGSSKGSFIKPYIENSNEIVDKCLNKVSECNLGNNGVEAGNSEVEYIDSENLTDLPDVDSSLNTLLTRLDSKDWVLICEALNNVRQLAIYHKEKLLEMLGDGIPLIVKSLKNPRSAVCKTAIMTSADIFKIYSDSVIDSSDPLLLQLLLKSSQDKRFVCEAAETALVAMTTCISPSLLLPKLLPYLKNKNPRIRAKASMCFSRSVPRLGLEGIKAYGIDKLVQVAASQLSDQLPESREAARTLALELQTIYEKSHASPSEDSADSWEAFCQAKLSPLSAQAILRVTSTSKEGLVLGC; via the exons ATGTCAGGGAAGGCCCTCAGAGATCTCAATGTACTTCCTGTTCCAGGATTGGAGAGGAAAACTGACGGTTCTAGTAAAGGAAGCTTTATCAAGCCGTACATCGAGAATAGCAATGAAATAGTTGACAAATGCCTGAACAAAGTTTCAGAATGTAATTTAGGGAACAATGGAGTTGAGGCAGGAAATTCAGAAGTTGAGTACATAGATTCTGAGAACTTGACAGATCTTCCAGATGTGGATTCAAGTCTCAAT ACACTTTTAACAAGATTAGACTCAAAGGATTGGGTTCTAATATGTGAAGCACTCAACAATGTGCGCCAATTAGCAATATATCACAAGGAAAAACTGCTTGAGATGTT AGGAGATGGGATTCCTTTGATtgtaaaatcattgaaaaatccTAGAAGTGCTGTGTGCAAGACTGCAATTATGACATCTGCGGACATCTTTAAGATCTATAGCGATTCAGTCATCGATTCATCTGATCCTCTG CTTTTGCAGTTGCTTCTCAAATCTTCGCAAGACAAACGTTTCGTCTGTGAAGCTGCTGAGACAGCTCTAGTAGCAATGACAACCTGTATCTCTCCTTCTTTATTATTGCCAAAATTGCTGCCTTATCTTAAGAATAAGAATCCTCGAATACGGGCAAAAGCATCTATGTGTTTTAGCAGGAGTGTACCTCGACTT GGTCTGGAAGGAATTAAAGCATATGGGATTGATAAGCTCGTCCAGGTTGCAGCATCTCAGCTTAGTGATCAGCTTCCTGAATCAAGAGAGGCTGCTAGGACACTGGCATTGGAATTGCAAACCATCTATGAGAAGTCTCATGCCTCACCGAGTGAAGATTCTGCAGATTCTTGGGAGGCCTTCTGCCAAGCCAAACTATCCCCTTTAAGCGCTCAGGCAATTCTTCGTGTCACTTCTACTTCTAAAGAGGGCTTGGTTTTGGGTTGCTAA